The Spirosoma foliorum genome has a window encoding:
- a CDS encoding DUF5690 family protein — protein sequence MRSPAFLRNPTTFVIFGATAAFCTYACMYAFRRGITATTFEGMFFAGISYKIWLVTAQVFGYAVSKGIGVKVVSEMSPGRRAINILIYVTVALSALLGFALVPAPYNIVFLFLNGLPLGLVYGTMLGFLEGRRQTDALVAGLTASFIFASGFVKTVALTIKSAWGVSEFWLPFVTGSLFVLPMLASIYAMTLLPPPTDEDRALRTERKPMDADERRAFVRNFRPGLILLILSYVLLSAFRDFRDNFGPEILKDAGVENPAIFAKTETLVAVGILIVMALLQRVTDNFRAFTLLNGLMLAGGAMVGLSTYAYVTDSLSAGNWFLLTGLGLYMAYVPCNGLYFERLIASFRYVSTVGFIVTLADWYGYLGSVSVLLYKNFGHANISYREFFIYGAYIMAGLYSMLVVASYTYFKRRFQTAEKTTQEMSYLPN from the coding sequence ATGCGTTCTCCCGCTTTTCTGCGCAATCCAACGACCTTTGTTATTTTCGGGGCGACAGCCGCTTTTTGTACCTACGCCTGCATGTATGCCTTCCGGAGAGGTATTACCGCAACGACCTTCGAGGGCATGTTCTTTGCCGGAATCAGCTATAAAATCTGGCTCGTTACGGCGCAGGTATTTGGCTATGCCGTCTCGAAAGGGATTGGTGTGAAGGTTGTTTCGGAGATGTCGCCGGGACGTCGGGCCATCAATATTCTCATCTACGTAACCGTAGCCCTCTCAGCCTTGCTAGGGTTTGCGTTGGTTCCGGCTCCCTATAACATCGTTTTTCTCTTTCTGAATGGCTTACCATTGGGTCTGGTTTACGGCACCATGTTGGGTTTTCTGGAAGGTCGCCGTCAGACCGATGCTTTGGTAGCTGGATTGACGGCTTCCTTCATCTTTGCGTCGGGTTTTGTGAAAACGGTTGCCTTGACGATCAAAAGTGCCTGGGGAGTATCCGAGTTCTGGTTGCCGTTTGTAACGGGAAGTCTGTTTGTGCTGCCCATGCTGGCGTCGATTTACGCCATGACCCTGCTACCGCCACCGACCGACGAAGACCGAGCCCTCCGTACCGAACGTAAACCGATGGATGCCGACGAGCGCCGGGCATTTGTCCGCAATTTTCGACCGGGCCTGATTCTGCTAATTTTGTCTTATGTGCTGTTATCGGCATTCCGGGATTTCCGGGACAACTTCGGGCCCGAAATCCTGAAAGATGCGGGTGTCGAAAACCCGGCTATTTTCGCCAAAACCGAAACTCTGGTGGCCGTTGGTATTCTAATTGTGATGGCGCTGCTTCAGCGAGTTACCGATAACTTTCGGGCGTTCACTCTCCTTAATGGCCTGATGCTGGCAGGTGGGGCAATGGTTGGCTTAAGCACCTATGCCTATGTAACAGACTCCCTCTCGGCGGGTAACTGGTTTTTGCTGACGGGCTTAGGATTATACATGGCTTATGTGCCCTGTAATGGCCTGTATTTCGAGCGATTGATTGCTTCATTCCGGTACGTTAGTACGGTTGGTTTCATTGTAACGCTGGCCGATTGGTACGGTTACCTGGGCAGCGTTTCGGTGCTTTTGTATAAGAACTTCGGGCATGCCAATATCAGTTACCGTGAGTTTTTTATATATGGAGCCTACATTATGGCAGGTCTGTACAGCATGCTGGTAGTTGCTTCTTATACCTATTTCAAGCGACGTTTTCAGACGGCAGAGAAAACAACGCAGGAAATGAGCTATTTGCCGAACTGA
- a CDS encoding phosphatase domain-containing protein → MKQVLILTGLSGSGKTTFARQFCAENPNWLRVNRDDLRRSLLSVSLQEYWTTWPDREKDRLESLVSEMQKTAILDGLTRGWYIVIDNTTLKLKYINEYRNLLASHFDEVKIQYKLIETPTDECIRRDQNRPDSVGEAVIRMQAEKLTVLKKIFKFRPETLTRNPVFQRLQDETLPHCVLVDIDGTVAKRGDRSPFDWRRVGIDTPKWPIINLVKSLQISGYTIIFLSGRDAVCRSETISWLNHYFGWKAEDYQLFMRPQQDNRKDVDIKYELFEQHILGHYYVELVVDDRQQVVDMWRRQLGLTCVQVNYGDF, encoded by the coding sequence ATGAAACAAGTCCTCATCTTAACCGGTCTGAGCGGGAGCGGTAAAACAACCTTTGCCCGGCAATTCTGCGCCGAAAATCCAAACTGGCTGCGTGTCAATCGCGATGATCTCCGACGCAGTCTATTGTCGGTATCCCTTCAGGAGTATTGGACTACCTGGCCCGACCGGGAAAAAGATCGTCTTGAAAGTCTGGTCAGTGAAATGCAGAAAACAGCTATTCTGGATGGTTTAACACGGGGTTGGTATATTGTAATCGATAACACAACGCTAAAACTGAAGTACATCAACGAATACCGGAATCTACTTGCTAGCCATTTTGATGAGGTTAAAATCCAATACAAACTGATTGAAACCCCTACTGACGAATGCATTCGTCGCGACCAGAATCGACCTGATTCGGTAGGAGAGGCCGTGATTCGGATGCAAGCAGAAAAGCTTACTGTCCTGAAGAAGATTTTCAAATTCCGCCCTGAAACGCTAACACGAAACCCTGTTTTTCAGCGACTCCAGGACGAGACATTACCCCATTGCGTGTTGGTTGACATTGACGGAACAGTGGCAAAACGAGGAGATCGCTCTCCGTTTGATTGGCGTCGAGTGGGTATCGATACACCCAAGTGGCCGATTATTAATCTGGTGAAATCATTACAAATATCAGGCTACACCATTATATTTCTTTCGGGCCGCGACGCTGTTTGCCGCTCCGAAACGATAAGCTGGCTTAATCATTATTTTGGCTGGAAAGCAGAAGACTATCAGTTGTTTATGCGCCCGCAACAGGACAATCGGAAGGATGTCGACATCAAATATGAACTGTTCGAACAGCATATTCTTGGCCATTACTACGTCGAGCTCGTAGTTGACGACCGCCAGCAAGTCGTAGATATGTGGCGACGACAGCTTGGCCTAACCTGCGTGCAGGTGAATTATGGGGATTTTTGA
- a CDS encoding DUF6932 family protein, whose amino-acid sequence MPSIEFDVHGNLQPYTVITLTIEEFKQAFVTAFPDSERRSLLFDTFLMHVTNFRITANEEFFVWVDGSFITRKTNPSDIDFVIFLDADCYTRHEEQAAFFRQQRFLPNKLIDGYFVQVYPEDHRQRNWYESDRLRWLQDFGISLAGRKKGIVQLNF is encoded by the coding sequence ATGCCCTCTATCGAATTTGATGTTCATGGAAATCTGCAACCTTACACTGTTATTACGCTCACCATCGAAGAGTTTAAACAAGCGTTTGTAACAGCGTTTCCTGATTCGGAGAGAAGAAGTCTGTTGTTTGACACATTTTTAATGCATGTAACCAATTTCAGAATAACCGCAAATGAAGAGTTTTTTGTCTGGGTTGACGGTAGTTTTATAACCCGAAAAACAAACCCATCCGATATTGATTTCGTTATTTTTCTAGATGCTGATTGTTACACACGTCATGAAGAACAAGCTGCTTTTTTTCGGCAGCAGCGCTTTCTGCCCAATAAACTTATAGATGGTTATTTTGTGCAGGTTTATCCAGAAGATCATCGACAGCGTAATTGGTACGAATCTGATCGACTGCGTTGGCTACAGGATTTTGGCATTAGTTTGGCAGGACGGAAAAAAGGAATAGTTCAACTTAATTTTTAA
- a CDS encoding nitrilase-related carbon-nitrogen hydrolase, with protein sequence MKLLKVAAGVLNQIPLAWEHNKKNIINAIEEAQKQNISLLCLTELCISGYGCEDAFFAQNTIDQSIASLLDIVQYTNDIAVAVGLPLRHNNRTYDTACLIANKRILGFAVKQNMANNGVHYETRWFQPWNPYVRDEIKIGDFTYPFGDLVFDLSGIRVGFEICEDAWVANRPGRMLYERGIDIILNPTASHFAFLKSQVRERFVVDASRAFGVSYVYANMLGNEAGRMIYDGDAMVASNGELLVSGPRLSYEDFLIVPAVVDVELTRLNQTQSRGNIALAYPNLRVSDRFDWPDIAPVIQKAELEAWERGGYLKEEEFARAVALGLFDYLRKSRSQGYVLSLSGGADSSAIAALVSLMIRMAVQNLGLDGVKKKLGYIKAIQDCESPEEMVGKLLTVMYQGTENSSDDTFNSAKELADDIGATFMNININGLVETYRGLIEEQLGRKLSWDTDDLALQNIQARVRAPSIWMLANLNNALLLTTSNRSEAAVGYATMDGDTAGSISPITGIDKHFLRGWLRWLETVGLNVKNESTPADRTGSVMDAAASDDLIKVKGLHAVNNLQPTAELRPLDKKQTDEDDLMAYDVLNSIEEAAIRDKQPPVEVLKLVEVRYAGRYDREKLLVWVERFFKLWSRNQWKRERYAPSFHLDDHNLDPRSWCRFPILSGGFEKELADMRDWANEQKPSGRKGKIGF encoded by the coding sequence ATGAAACTCCTTAAAGTAGCCGCTGGTGTTCTGAATCAAATCCCACTTGCCTGGGAGCACAATAAAAAAAATATTATCAATGCCATCGAGGAAGCCCAGAAGCAGAATATTAGTCTGCTGTGTCTGACCGAATTGTGTATTTCGGGCTATGGCTGTGAGGATGCGTTTTTTGCCCAGAATACCATCGACCAGTCGATTGCGTCGCTGCTGGATATCGTTCAATATACCAATGACATTGCCGTGGCCGTTGGTCTGCCGCTTCGCCATAACAACCGAACATACGACACGGCCTGCCTGATTGCCAATAAGCGAATTCTGGGCTTTGCGGTAAAGCAAAATATGGCCAATAATGGCGTTCATTACGAAACCCGCTGGTTCCAGCCCTGGAATCCCTACGTTCGGGATGAGATCAAAATTGGCGATTTTACCTATCCATTTGGCGATCTGGTCTTCGATTTGTCGGGCATTCGGGTTGGGTTCGAGATTTGCGAAGATGCCTGGGTCGCCAATCGGCCGGGGCGGATGTTGTACGAACGTGGGATTGATATTATCCTGAATCCGACGGCCAGCCACTTTGCATTCCTGAAATCGCAGGTGCGTGAGCGTTTCGTGGTCGATGCGTCGCGGGCATTTGGAGTAAGCTATGTGTACGCGAATATGCTGGGCAATGAAGCCGGTCGAATGATTTACGATGGCGACGCTATGGTAGCCTCCAATGGTGAGCTGCTGGTGTCGGGACCGCGCTTGAGTTACGAAGATTTTCTGATCGTTCCGGCAGTGGTCGATGTTGAACTTACTCGCCTAAATCAGACACAAAGCCGTGGGAATATCGCCCTGGCGTACCCAAACCTCCGTGTATCGGATCGGTTCGACTGGCCCGACATTGCGCCCGTTATCCAGAAAGCCGAACTCGAAGCCTGGGAGCGGGGTGGTTATCTGAAAGAAGAAGAATTTGCTCGGGCCGTTGCCTTAGGCCTTTTCGATTATCTGCGAAAGAGTCGCTCGCAAGGGTATGTATTGTCGTTGAGTGGCGGAGCTGATTCGTCGGCTATTGCTGCGCTTGTATCTCTGATGATTCGGATGGCAGTGCAGAATCTTGGTCTGGATGGCGTCAAGAAAAAGCTTGGGTACATCAAAGCCATTCAGGATTGCGAATCGCCCGAAGAGATGGTTGGTAAGTTACTCACGGTCATGTATCAGGGCACCGAAAACTCGTCGGACGATACGTTCAATTCGGCTAAAGAACTGGCTGATGATATCGGAGCGACCTTCATGAATATCAACATCAATGGCCTGGTCGAAACATATCGGGGGCTAATTGAGGAGCAGTTAGGCCGAAAACTTTCCTGGGATACCGATGATCTGGCGCTACAAAATATTCAGGCTCGGGTTCGTGCCCCAAGTATCTGGATGCTGGCCAATCTGAATAATGCGTTGCTGCTCACGACCTCGAACCGCTCCGAAGCGGCCGTTGGCTATGCGACGATGGATGGTGACACAGCAGGTAGTATTTCGCCCATCACGGGAATCGATAAGCATTTTCTGCGGGGCTGGTTGCGCTGGCTCGAAACGGTTGGCCTGAACGTAAAAAACGAATCAACCCCCGCTGACCGTACTGGCTCGGTGATGGACGCAGCGGCATCCGATGATTTAATCAAAGTGAAGGGACTACATGCGGTCAATAACCTGCAACCCACCGCCGAACTCCGTCCGTTAGACAAAAAGCAAACTGACGAAGATGATCTGATGGCCTACGATGTGCTCAACTCCATCGAAGAGGCCGCTATTCGGGATAAGCAACCACCTGTTGAGGTGTTGAAACTGGTTGAGGTTCGGTACGCAGGTCGTTATGATCGGGAGAAGTTGCTGGTTTGGGTTGAGCGCTTTTTCAAACTCTGGAGCCGCAACCAGTGGAAACGTGAGCGTTACGCGCCTTCTTTCCACCTCGACGATCATAACCTGGATCCGCGTTCGTGGTGCCGCTTCCCAATTCTATCGGGCGGCTTCGAAAAAGAACTCGCCGACATGCGCGACTGGGCTAATGAGCAGAAGCCAAGCGGGCGGAAAGGCAAGATTGGGTTTTAG
- a CDS encoding AAA family ATPase yields MSFFLNLTDNRRLTFNTLSEGFSAFISIFMDLFMRVDLIRKQVNDYTYNPCGIVLIDEPETHLHLQLQEQVLPLLTSLFPNIQFIAATHSPAVIASIKNATIFDLTTKESRGSEETVGRSYSDLMVSHFGLGNEYSETADLIIKQVNETLNNLADKPAERKAALQKIYDENSAYLSPTLKVELELLTIQQEVQQEAAR; encoded by the coding sequence ATGAGTTTTTTTTTGAATCTTACAGATAATCGTAGACTTACGTTTAATACACTTTCAGAGGGCTTTTCGGCCTTTATAAGCATCTTTATGGACTTGTTCATGCGTGTTGACCTAATCCGTAAACAAGTCAATGACTATACCTACAATCCCTGTGGTATTGTTCTAATAGATGAGCCTGAAACGCATTTACATCTTCAATTACAAGAACAGGTTCTACCGCTGTTAACGAGCCTGTTTCCTAATATTCAATTTATTGCGGCTACGCATTCACCAGCCGTTATTGCCAGCATTAAAAACGCTACAATTTTTGATCTGACGACAAAGGAATCGCGTGGTAGTGAAGAAACTGTGGGGCGGAGTTATTCAGATTTGATGGTGTCGCATTTTGGTTTAGGGAATGAGTATTCGGAGACTGCCGATCTCATTATAAAGCAGGTTAATGAGACGTTAAATAACCTCGCCGATAAACCTGCGGAAAGGAAAGCGGCTTTACAGAAAATCTATGATGAGAATAGCGCATATCTTTCTCCGACGCTGAAGGTAGAGCTGGAACTATTAACTATTCAACAGGAAGTACAGCAAGAAGCCGCCCGATGA
- a CDS encoding DMT family transporter: protein MKQLIPGLLFAALWASASVATKFGVQSVHPLILANVRFFIAGGGMLLFAYGIQRTKNAWPTRVEFRQLAIFSLLNTTIYLGAFVLALKQVSAGIGSLSTATNPLFIALLSAIWLRRRPQLNELGGLFLGILGVGIATYPLLQTSYATVEGLLILLFGMISVSAATVYYASIQWRLPNLVINGWQVLLGGFQLLPFTVLLGVLEPTTFSNSHYDLRFWGAVLWLILPVSVAALQLWFYLVRQDAIRASLWLFLCPIFGFAYSYLLMNEPITLYTVAGTGLVICGLWLGRK, encoded by the coding sequence ATGAAACAACTTATTCCCGGCCTTCTCTTTGCGGCACTTTGGGCTTCGGCTTCGGTTGCAACCAAATTTGGTGTGCAATCGGTGCATCCGTTGATTCTGGCTAACGTACGTTTTTTCATCGCTGGTGGCGGGATGCTCCTGTTTGCGTATGGCATCCAGCGAACGAAAAACGCCTGGCCTACGCGTGTAGAATTTCGTCAGTTAGCGATCTTTTCATTGCTCAATACAACAATTTACCTCGGCGCGTTTGTGCTGGCGCTGAAACAGGTATCGGCGGGTATTGGGAGCTTATCAACGGCCACCAATCCTTTATTTATTGCCTTATTATCAGCAATCTGGTTGCGTCGGCGACCGCAATTGAATGAATTAGGAGGATTGTTTCTGGGAATTTTAGGCGTCGGGATTGCGACGTATCCGCTGCTGCAAACTAGTTATGCCACCGTTGAGGGCTTATTAATTCTGCTGTTTGGTATGATCTCCGTATCGGCAGCAACGGTTTATTATGCCAGCATCCAGTGGCGATTGCCTAACTTGGTCATCAATGGTTGGCAGGTATTGTTGGGTGGCTTTCAACTGCTCCCGTTTACTGTGCTACTGGGCGTGCTTGAGCCTACGACATTCAGCAACTCCCATTATGATCTACGTTTTTGGGGAGCGGTACTCTGGCTGATTTTACCCGTCTCGGTAGCAGCCCTGCAACTATGGTTCTATCTCGTTCGGCAAGACGCCATCCGGGCTTCGCTGTGGCTATTCCTTTGCCCGATATTCGGTTTTGCGTATTCGTATCTGCTCATGAACGAACCCATCACTCTGTATACTGTTGCAGGGACAGGGCTGGTTATTTGTGGGCTTTGGTTGGGAAGGAAATAG
- a CDS encoding OmpA family protein, translating to MNWTKYIVVFGGLCLSNVAPSISWAQPQHQVAPTGRTALVNGTILDGQTKQPIVGATVLAKSQEGIVRTQQVTNTAGVYQLLLDPKQSYIVTIKAEGYADVDEQQVFSDPNVTTLHKTIPTLLYRSGIKPPSAKTAPSPVHTAATTVVSPPITRPATTPPVSEQPAASNTSVVQTSRIAPPKTLDAKVIYTPPPIVAAAGTTTQLQALQFVQSKAELLPDAQPALEQLLGFMRDHPTAVIELAGHTDNQGDFDENLKLSKQRVELVKDYLVKNGVTANRVATRGYGPTRPIASNNSENTRRLNRRVEMTVLKE from the coding sequence ATGAATTGGACAAAGTATATAGTAGTTTTCGGAGGCCTGTGCCTGAGTAATGTAGCGCCATCCATAAGCTGGGCACAACCACAACACCAAGTTGCCCCAACCGGCAGAACGGCGCTTGTTAATGGAACAATACTGGATGGACAGACCAAACAACCCATTGTGGGGGCCACTGTTCTGGCGAAAAGTCAGGAAGGCATTGTTCGAACTCAACAAGTCACCAATACAGCTGGCGTCTACCAACTCCTCCTCGACCCAAAGCAATCTTATATTGTCACAATAAAAGCAGAAGGTTATGCTGATGTTGATGAACAGCAGGTATTCTCAGATCCAAATGTTACTACGCTGCATAAGACAATACCAACCCTGTTGTATCGCAGTGGCATAAAACCACCCAGCGCAAAGACAGCCCCTTCCCCGGTTCATACGGCAGCAACAACGGTAGTCTCTCCTCCGATTACGCGTCCTGCTACAACGCCACCGGTATCTGAGCAACCAGCGGCTAGTAACACATCGGTTGTTCAAACGTCTCGCATAGCGCCACCCAAGACACTCGATGCAAAAGTGATTTATACACCACCGCCTATTGTGGCAGCGGCTGGCACAACAACCCAGTTACAGGCTCTCCAGTTTGTTCAAAGCAAAGCGGAACTACTACCCGATGCTCAACCCGCTTTAGAGCAACTCCTGGGCTTTATGCGCGATCATCCAACCGCTGTCATTGAGTTAGCAGGGCATACCGATAACCAGGGCGATTTTGATGAGAATCTTAAGCTCTCGAAACAGCGCGTAGAGCTTGTGAAAGATTATTTGGTAAAGAATGGTGTTACCGCAAATCGGGTTGCTACACGTGGTTATGGGCCAACCCGCCCTATAGCAAGCAATAATTCAGAAAACACCCGGAGACTTAACCGACGGGTTGAAATGACGGTGTTGAAAGAGTAG
- a CDS encoding peroxiredoxin: protein MKNHIVSVGSEFPEFKKLAVVSLDKDKEFYEISSEDHKNAGQWLVMFWWPKDFTFVCPTEIAEFNNKFEDFQDRDTMVIGASTDSEFVHLAWRKNHDDLRGLKFPMLADTSKSLAEELGILEANEKVAYRVTYIVDPQGIVRWVAVNDLSVGRNVNEVIRVLDALQTDELCPCNWVKGEATLTA from the coding sequence ATGAAAAATCATATCGTTTCTGTTGGTTCAGAATTCCCAGAGTTTAAAAAGCTGGCTGTTGTTTCGCTCGATAAAGACAAAGAGTTCTACGAAATCTCTTCGGAAGATCACAAAAATGCGGGTCAGTGGCTGGTCATGTTCTGGTGGCCTAAAGATTTCACCTTCGTTTGCCCAACTGAAATCGCTGAGTTCAACAACAAGTTTGAAGATTTCCAGGATCGCGATACAATGGTGATCGGTGCTTCGACCGATAGCGAATTTGTTCATCTGGCATGGCGCAAAAACCACGACGATCTGCGTGGTCTGAAATTCCCAATGCTGGCTGATACCTCGAAGTCGCTTGCTGAAGAACTAGGTATCCTGGAAGCCAACGAGAAAGTGGCTTATCGTGTAACGTACATCGTTGATCCACAAGGTATTGTTCGTTGGGTTGCTGTTAACGATCTGTCTGTTGGCCGGAACGTGAATGAGGTAATTCGCGTGTTGGACGCCCTGCAAACCGATGAACTTTGCCCATGCAACTGGGTAAAAGGCGAAGCTACGCTAACGGCTTAA
- a CDS encoding carboxymuconolactone decarboxylase family protein — protein MTTTQNETVLSLLKLVGLGAEAEYPALDALAKADHRYLRDLKINVGNVLNSSQTLTKKEALLLALSVAVNEKLQPLVDSLTSAAQQEGATDAEVAETIACTSLLSTNNIFYRFRHFVGKDYYQQTQPGIRMSIMMNPVLGKEFFELMSLAVSAVNGCELCVRSHEESVLKHGATEARVFEAIRLASVIKGFITLL, from the coding sequence ATGACAACCACACAAAACGAAACCGTTCTGTCGCTTCTGAAACTGGTAGGACTGGGTGCAGAAGCTGAATACCCTGCTTTGGATGCGTTGGCAAAAGCCGATCATCGGTACCTGCGCGATCTGAAAATCAATGTGGGCAATGTGCTTAACAGCAGTCAAACGCTGACAAAGAAAGAAGCTTTATTATTGGCTTTGTCGGTAGCGGTCAATGAAAAGCTTCAGCCACTGGTTGATTCATTGACAAGTGCTGCTCAGCAGGAAGGGGCAACCGATGCCGAAGTTGCCGAAACGATTGCCTGTACTTCTTTACTGAGTACCAACAACATATTCTATCGGTTCCGTCACTTTGTTGGTAAGGATTATTACCAGCAGACTCAACCCGGCATTCGCATGAGTATCATGATGAATCCGGTGCTGGGAAAAGAGTTTTTCGAACTGATGAGCCTTGCCGTATCGGCAGTTAATGGTTGTGAACTCTGCGTTCGGTCGCACGAAGAAAGTGTGCTGAAACATGGCGCTACCGAAGCTCGGGTTTTTGAAGCTATCCGATTGGCTTCGGTTATCAAAGGTTTTATTACGTTACTGTAA
- the hemH gene encoding ferrochelatase: MEVSAFQPRVSAPKSVGKTGVLIVNLGTPDSPSVPDVRKYLREFLMDGRVIDISYVSRFFLVNGIIAPFRAPKSAKIYKQLWTETGSPLKYYGHIVEKELQQQLGDEYVVKLAMRYQSPSIEAGLNEFQKLGLTDIVVVPFFPQYASASTGSVYQKVMELVKSWDVIPAIRFVNRFLEHPKFIEGFAQIARKYMTTYDYDHFLFSYHGLPESQIRKGDVTKTVCQFGECCNTFHALNQHCYRAQCFETTRLLVQALGIPEGKYTTCFQSRLGSDPWIKPYTDDIIKELPAKGIKSVLAFSPAFVADCLETTIEVGVEYKELFEQAGGKHWQLVESLNDSPIWIEALIDLVKTA; this comes from the coding sequence ATGGAAGTTTCTGCTTTTCAACCTCGCGTTTCCGCTCCAAAATCGGTAGGAAAAACGGGCGTATTGATCGTTAATCTAGGTACACCCGACAGCCCTTCGGTTCCGGATGTCCGTAAATATCTGCGCGAATTTCTGATGGATGGTCGGGTAATCGACATCTCTTATGTGTCGCGTTTTTTTCTTGTCAATGGCATCATTGCTCCATTTCGGGCACCGAAATCGGCTAAAATTTACAAGCAACTCTGGACCGAAACGGGCTCGCCTTTAAAGTATTACGGCCATATTGTGGAGAAGGAACTCCAGCAACAACTCGGCGATGAGTACGTAGTAAAACTGGCTATGCGGTACCAGAGCCCTAGTATAGAAGCGGGGTTGAATGAGTTTCAAAAATTAGGCTTAACGGATATTGTGGTCGTCCCATTTTTCCCACAATATGCGTCAGCGTCGACCGGCTCTGTTTACCAGAAGGTAATGGAACTCGTCAAAAGTTGGGACGTAATCCCAGCTATTCGGTTCGTCAATCGCTTTCTGGAGCATCCAAAATTCATCGAAGGTTTTGCGCAAATCGCCCGTAAGTACATGACAACTTACGATTACGACCATTTCCTGTTTAGCTATCACGGCTTACCCGAAAGTCAGATTCGGAAGGGTGATGTTACAAAAACAGTTTGTCAGTTTGGCGAGTGCTGCAATACATTCCATGCGCTAAATCAGCATTGCTACCGGGCACAGTGTTTCGAGACAACCCGTCTGCTTGTGCAGGCATTGGGTATCCCCGAAGGTAAATACACAACCTGTTTTCAGTCGCGGCTAGGTAGCGATCCCTGGATTAAACCGTATACCGACGATATTATTAAGGAATTGCCCGCAAAAGGGATTAAGAGCGTACTGGCCTTTTCGCCCGCTTTTGTCGCCGATTGTTTAGAGACGACTATTGAAGTTGGTGTAGAGTACAAAGAATTATTTGAACAGGCGGGCGGTAAGCACTGGCAATTGGTTGAAAGCCTGAACGATAGCCCCATCTGGATTGAAGCCCTGATCGACTTGGTGAAAACAGCATAA
- a CDS encoding hydrogen peroxide-inducible genes activator, whose translation MTLSQLDYIVAVDTYRHFATAAEACHVTQPTLSMQIQKLEDELGILVFDRSKQPVVPTETGQAILAQARDVLRAARRIPEIVSESKDDFRGDFRIGIIPTLAPYLLPYFIGEFIAKYPAVTVQIQELVTEQVIERLRNGLIDVGLVVTPLAENGITEIPLFQEPFVVYAAESNPLLNKSVITPVDLQTDGLWLLTEGHCFRSQVMNLCGADRQANSTTALRYETGSLETLIKLIDKQGGFTLLPYLATLDMDTARQRRLRPFAMPQPVREVSIVMHRSFLKRKLINTFKTEILAHLPKELASEEKRHQLVRLK comes from the coding sequence ATGACGCTTTCTCAACTCGATTATATTGTTGCTGTTGATACCTATCGACACTTTGCTACTGCTGCCGAAGCTTGCCATGTAACTCAGCCAACACTGAGCATGCAGATTCAGAAACTGGAAGACGAACTGGGTATTCTGGTATTTGACCGATCAAAACAGCCCGTCGTACCAACCGAAACCGGGCAGGCTATTCTGGCCCAGGCCCGCGATGTGCTACGGGCTGCCCGACGTATTCCCGAAATTGTAAGTGAATCGAAAGATGATTTTCGGGGTGATTTCAGGATTGGTATTATCCCAACCCTGGCACCGTATCTACTGCCGTATTTCATTGGCGAGTTTATTGCCAAATACCCTGCCGTAACCGTGCAGATTCAGGAATTGGTGACCGAGCAGGTAATCGAACGGCTTCGGAATGGATTGATCGACGTGGGCCTGGTTGTCACGCCACTTGCCGAAAACGGGATTACTGAAATTCCGCTCTTTCAGGAGCCTTTTGTGGTGTATGCTGCTGAATCAAACCCACTATTGAACAAGTCGGTAATTACCCCGGTTGATTTGCAGACGGATGGGCTTTGGTTATTAACGGAGGGCCATTGCTTTCGTAGTCAGGTCATGAATTTGTGCGGGGCCGACCGGCAGGCGAATAGCACAACGGCCTTACGGTATGAAACGGGTTCGCTCGAAACGCTGATCAAGTTAATCGACAAGCAGGGCGGGTTTACGCTACTGCCTTACCTGGCCACGCTTGACATGGATACTGCCCGCCAGAGACGACTTCGTCCGTTTGCTATGCCCCAGCCTGTTCGGGAAGTGAGTATTGTTATGCACCGGAGTTTTCTGAAGCGTAAACTCATCAACACGTTCAAAACCGAAATTCTGGCGCATTTACCTAAGGAATTGGCAAGTGAAGAAAAACGCCATCAATTAGTGCGGTTGAAATAA